The following coding sequences lie in one Rutidosis leptorrhynchoides isolate AG116_Rl617_1_P2 chromosome 6, CSIRO_AGI_Rlap_v1, whole genome shotgun sequence genomic window:
- the LOC139853935 gene encoding uncharacterized protein, whose translation MKSIGDGRTTSFWNDVWCGSDCFKNMFPRLYMLDRNKDAMVRDRVTAAYSCLAGSVTAANVHDSSSGSVPVAGFSPYSNAVRPQSTAADSVLFLWEWSHVPTGRTTTELQEITNLVRSISFDFNAKESWKWALANNGVFTVKQLSSLHDKQILGSNNNSAQCTLRNNLVPKKVEIFVWRALKKRIPVRIELDKRGIDLHSVRCPSCDDGLETVEHFFINCRHALDVWIRVCNWWKLVYCSPSNIGDISHGKSPNVMTTLGQKIWQAVEWVCGFYLWKNRNSLVFQNRSWSAPMLLSEIQVKSFEWISCRLKGKNIE comes from the coding sequence ATGAAATCTATTGGTGATGGTAGGactacttcattttggaatgatGTGTGGTGTGGTTCGGATTGCTTCAAGAATATGTTTCCAAGGTTGTACATGCTTGATAGAAATAAAGATGCCATGGTTAGAGATCGGGTTACAGCAGCATATTCATGTTTAGCGGGCTCGGTAACAGCAGCAAATGTCCACGATTCGTCTTCAGGGAGTGTTCCAGTAGCAGGTTTTTCACCTTATTCTAATGCAGTTCGTCCTCAATCAACAGCGGCCGATTCTGTCCTTTTTCTATGGGAGTGGTCTCATGTTCCCACAGGAAGGACAACCACTGAATTGCAGGAAATAACAAATCTGGTCCGTTCTATCTCTTTCGATTTTAATGCTAAAGAATCATGGAAGTGGGCTCTCGCGAACAATGGTGTATTTACAGTTAAACAGCTTTCTTCACTTCACGACAAGCAGATTCTTGGTAGCAATAATAATTCTGCCCAATGTACTTTGAGAAATAATCTGGTTCCAAAAAAAGTCGAAATTTTCGTGTGGAGAGCGTTGAAAAAAAGAATCCCGGTTCGGATAGAGCTTGATAAAAGAGGCATTGATCTCCATAGTGTCCGATGCCCTTCTTGCGACGATGGTCTTGAAACGGTAGAACACTTCTTTATCAACTGTCGTCATGCTTTGGATGTTTGGATTCGAGTTTGCAATTGGTGGAAATTAGTTTATTGTTCTCCTTCAAATATTGGCGATATCTCCCATGGAAAATCTCCTAATGTCATGACCACTCTTGGCCAAAAGATTTGGCAAGCCGTTGAGTGGGTTTGTGGTTTTTATCTATGGAAAAATCGCAATTCGTTGGTCTTTCAAAACAGAAGTTGGAGTGCTCCGATGTTATTAAGTGAAATCCAAGTTAAGTCGTTTGAATGGATCTCGTGTCGGCTCAAGGGGAAAAACATCGAATGA